The following are from one region of the Arcobacter defluvii genome:
- a CDS encoding DCC1-like thiol-disulfide oxidoreductase family protein, producing the protein MKIMTSYYNFIKKLYEKEESGLALALFRIVYGLVVLAEVWQIFYFRHLIFDPIPYVQTASFMIHPMLIIWIISIVFITVGLFTRKATIVNYLFTVLFMGFTFQFTGLGNEFDYHIDKEFIPVAFLLMFMPISRRLSFDRLIEKIKYSNTKQEYNPKTTVSSLNYIILIIAAGLIYFDSIFYKLYSPMWLGGLGVWLPASLPWATWLDLSFILNQEHLIKFLGYLTLFFQITYIFFVWFKKFKVFYLLVGIGLHIGIALAFPIPWFALAMVALYIGIIPSSFYSNLYEKIFKSKKKPTLKFYFDENCPLCNRLRIIVQYFDNSRNIEFLSTQQEAHKNDLLKNIPLQQLLDNVYSVDNKNNVFSGIETYVKVLNKVWIFKPIGILLYIPFIKSIGSKIYGYIAQHRITYGCTEDSCSMPIHNTVYIEQDDSKIKILQNLDLKTIKIFFIAFFIAWLSISQLLMIQSSLLMNHIYSKLNISNETLRYINGGANLYKNIFYPFTGLSQHAVFMDYHFQNYNHTVAITYFDGKEDIFLPIIDEKGHASWYDSGRQWVNYSFRVSNKDFNSKQYSHGIKKYIYFWAYKNNIDLNNATFKVKYKYNEVPYKWEKDLLKKGLNKPWQEAGTLGWKNGEFFANIIEIENQKD; encoded by the coding sequence ATGAAAATTATGACTAGTTATTATAATTTTATAAAAAAGTTATATGAAAAAGAGGAATCAGGGTTAGCTTTAGCTTTGTTTAGAATAGTTTATGGTTTAGTAGTACTTGCCGAAGTTTGGCAAATATTTTATTTTAGACATCTGATATTTGATCCTATTCCTTATGTTCAAACTGCTTCTTTTATGATTCATCCAATGTTAATTATTTGGATAATTTCTATAGTATTTATTACGGTAGGTTTGTTCACTAGAAAGGCAACTATAGTAAATTATCTTTTTACAGTATTATTTATGGGATTTACATTTCAATTTACTGGACTTGGTAATGAATTTGATTATCATATAGATAAAGAGTTTATACCTGTAGCTTTTTTACTTATGTTTATGCCTATTTCAAGAAGACTCTCTTTTGATAGATTAATTGAAAAAATAAAATATTCAAATACAAAACAAGAGTATAATCCAAAGACTACAGTATCGAGTTTAAACTATATTATCTTAATTATAGCAGCTGGTTTGATATATTTCGATTCTATTTTTTATAAGCTTTATTCTCCTATGTGGTTAGGTGGATTAGGTGTTTGGTTACCTGCTTCTTTACCTTGGGCAACTTGGCTTGATTTAAGTTTTATTTTAAATCAGGAGCATTTGATTAAGTTTTTAGGTTACTTAACTTTATTCTTTCAAATTACATATATCTTTTTTGTTTGGTTTAAAAAATTTAAAGTTTTTTATTTATTGGTTGGAATAGGCTTACATATAGGAATAGCTTTGGCATTTCCAATTCCTTGGTTTGCTTTAGCTATGGTAGCTTTGTATATAGGAATAATACCTTCTAGCTTTTATTCAAATTTATATGAAAAAATATTTAAAAGTAAAAAGAAACCAACACTTAAATTTTATTTTGATGAAAATTGTCCTTTATGCAATAGATTAAGAATTATTGTTCAATATTTTGATAATAGCAGAAATATAGAGTTTTTATCTACACAACAAGAAGCTCATAAAAATGATTTACTTAAAAATATACCTCTACAACAACTTTTAGACAATGTTTATAGTGTAGATAATAAAAACAACGTATTTAGTGGAATAGAGACTTATGTAAAAGTTTTAAATAAAGTTTGGATTTTTAAACCAATAGGAATATTACTATATATCCCTTTTATAAAATCAATAGGTTCAAAAATATATGGATATATAGCACAGCATAGGATAACTTATGGATGTACAGAAGATAGTTGTAGCATGCCTATACATAATACTGTTTATATAGAACAAGATGATTCAAAAATCAAAATACTTCAAAACTTAGATTTAAAAACAATTAAAATATTTTTTATAGCTTTTTTTATAGCTTGGTTGAGTATATCTCAATTATTAATGATACAAAGTTCGCTTTTGATGAATCATATTTATTCAAAATTGAACATATCCAATGAAACACTTAGATATATAAATGGGGGGGCAAATTTGTATAAAAATATTTTTTATCCTTTTACGGGGTTATCTCAACATGCAGTTTTTATGGATTATCATTTCCAAAATTATAATCATACAGTTGCTATTACATATTTTGATGGTAAAGAAGATATATTTTTGCCTATTATCGATGAAAAAGGTCATGCTTCTTGGTATGATAGTGGACGGCAGTGGGTAAATTATAGCTTTAGAGTAAGTAATAAAGATTTTAATTCAAAACAATATTCACATGGAATTAAAAAATATATTTATTTTTGGGCTTATAAAAATAATATTGATTTGAATAATGCAACTTTTAAAGTTAAATATAAATATAACGAAGTTCCTTATAAGTGGGAAAAAGATTTATTAAAAAAAGGACTGAATAAACCTTGGCAAGAAGCAGGAACATTAGGTTGGAAAAATGGCGAGTTTTTTGCAAATATAATAGAAATAGAAAATCAAAAGGATTAA
- the rffA gene encoding dTDP-4-amino-4,6-dideoxygalactose transaminase, whose product MIPFNKPPYTGNEEKYVLESIKSSKISGDGEFTKRCHKWFEEKLNCKKVLLTTSCTHALEMAAILLDIKEGDEVIMPSYTFVSTANAFVLRGAKIVFVDIKPDTMNIDETKIEQAITSKTKVIVPVHYAGVACEMDTIMDIAKRYNLFVVEDAAQGMMSTYKGKALGTIGHLGAYSFHETKNYTSAGEGGLLLVNDDKFVQRAEIIREKGTNRSLFFRGMVDKYSWVDLGSSYLMNDVSAAYLWGNLEKADEINQNRLNTWQKYYDGLKILEKRGIIQLPKISEECIHNAHMFYLKVKDLEERTKLLEYLKENGILAVFHYIPLHSAPAGLKFGEFNGEDKFTTNESERLIRLPVWYKIPIEDINIIIKFIYNFYK is encoded by the coding sequence ATGATACCATTTAATAAACCACCATATACGGGTAATGAAGAAAAATATGTTTTAGAATCAATTAAAAGTAGTAAAATTTCAGGAGATGGGGAATTTACAAAACGATGCCATAAATGGTTTGAAGAGAAGTTAAATTGTAAAAAAGTTTTATTAACTACTTCTTGTACACATGCTCTTGAAATGGCTGCTATTTTATTAGATATAAAAGAAGGTGATGAAGTGATAATGCCTTCATATACTTTTGTATCTACTGCAAATGCTTTTGTATTAAGAGGCGCTAAAATAGTGTTTGTAGATATAAAACCTGATACCATGAATATAGATGAAACAAAAATAGAACAAGCAATTACTTCTAAAACAAAAGTTATTGTTCCAGTTCACTATGCAGGTGTTGCTTGTGAGATGGATACTATTATGGATATTGCAAAAAGATACAATCTTTTTGTAGTAGAAGATGCAGCTCAAGGTATGATGAGTACATATAAAGGTAAAGCTTTAGGTACTATTGGACATCTTGGTGCATATAGTTTTCATGAAACAAAAAACTATACAAGTGCAGGAGAAGGAGGACTTCTTTTAGTAAACGATGATAAATTTGTTCAAAGAGCAGAAATTATAAGAGAAAAAGGAACTAATAGAAGTTTGTTTTTCCGTGGTATGGTAGATAAGTATTCTTGGGTAGATTTAGGAAGTAGCTATCTTATGAATGATGTAAGTGCAGCATATCTTTGGGGAAATTTAGAAAAAGCAGATGAAATAAATCAAAATAGATTAAATACTTGGCAAAAATATTATGATGGATTAAAAATATTAGAAAAAAGAGGGATAATTCAGCTTCCGAAAATCTCTGAAGAATGTATTCATAACGCGCATATGTTTTATCTAAAAGTAAAAGATTTAGAGGAAAGAACAAAACTATTAGAATATCTAAAAGAAAATGGTATTTTAGCTGTATTTCATTATATCCCTTTACATTCTGCACCAGCAGGTTTAAAGTTTGGTGAATTTAATGGTGAAGATAAATTTACTACAAATGAAAGTGAAAGATTGATTAGATTACCAGTTTGGTATAAAATTCCAATTGAAGATATAAATATAATAATTAAATTTATATATAATTTTTACAAATGA
- a CDS encoding lipopolysaccharide biosynthesis protein, with the protein MTIKKFLVLALGPIGAAFFSLITLPFIAWFFNAEDVGRFNMLQVFLGLTVTIFSLQMHQSYVREYYEEEDKEMLLKMTILPGFFLLIIAIILLFIFSFSISKILFDVESFEIDILVLLTVISSFFINSFSHVIRMMGKEWFFAISQIFPKIILFILLGVILLFNFEYSFLILMNINTITLVLSTILFIYLSNTSWKIFKLNKINLLLLNKIVKFSLPLVLGGLAYWGLSYIDRFFLKNYSGLEEVGIYSIASTLAGVISIFTTVFATIWHPLIFKWIKEGIDPKRVQNVINILFVFITFIWSIFGLFSWIIPIFLPENYELVQYIIVGCTAGSLLYLLSEATTVGIGISRRSIFSLLSSFLAFVVSVILNYLLVPCFGGIGASISIMISFYIFFIIRTEATIYLWHFLDRKLIYAMLFLYILNTIFMLIIKPNSMMYSITWIFLFIFSLIPFYKTIYKIIKNRGV; encoded by the coding sequence ATGACAATTAAAAAATTTTTGGTTTTGGCTTTGGGACCAATTGGTGCAGCATTTTTTAGTTTAATTACTTTACCATTTATAGCTTGGTTTTTTAATGCAGAAGATGTTGGTCGATTTAATATGCTACAAGTTTTTTTAGGTTTAACTGTAACAATATTTAGTTTACAAATGCATCAATCATATGTCAGAGAATATTATGAAGAAGAAGATAAAGAGATGTTATTAAAAATGACTATATTGCCAGGTTTTTTTCTTTTAATCATTGCAATTATTTTATTGTTTATATTTTCATTTTCAATATCTAAAATATTATTTGATGTTGAATCTTTTGAAATAGATATATTAGTATTATTAACAGTAATTAGTAGTTTCTTTATAAATTCTTTTTCCCATGTGATTAGAATGATGGGAAAAGAATGGTTTTTTGCAATTAGTCAAATTTTTCCTAAAATAATTTTATTCATTTTATTAGGAGTAATACTTTTATTTAATTTTGAATATAGTTTTCTTATTCTTATGAACATCAATACAATAACTTTGGTATTATCTACTATTTTATTTATTTATTTATCTAATACTAGTTGGAAAATTTTTAAATTAAATAAGATTAATTTATTACTTTTAAATAAAATAGTTAAATTTAGTTTACCTTTAGTTTTAGGTGGATTAGCCTATTGGGGATTATCATATATAGATAGATTTTTCTTAAAGAATTATTCAGGATTAGAAGAAGTGGGTATTTATTCAATAGCATCAACTTTAGCTGGTGTTATTTCTATTTTTACAACAGTATTTGCAACTATTTGGCATCCTTTGATATTTAAATGGATAAAAGAAGGGATAGATCCTAAAAGAGTTCAGAATGTAATTAATATTCTTTTTGTTTTCATTACATTTATTTGGAGTATTTTTGGTTTGTTTTCATGGATAATTCCTATTTTTTTACCTGAAAATTACGAACTTGTTCAATATATAATTGTAGGTTGTACAGCAGGATCATTATTATATTTACTTTCTGAAGCTACTACAGTTGGGATAGGTATTTCTAGACGTTCTATCTTTTCATTATTGTCCTCATTTCTAGCTTTTGTAGTTAGTGTAATTTTGAATTATTTATTAGTTCCTTGTTTTGGTGGAATAGGCGCTTCTATATCTATCATGATTTCTTTTTATATATTTTTTATTATAAGAACTGAAGCAACAATTTATTTATGGCATTTTTTAGATAGAAAATTGATATATGCTATGTTATTTTTATATATATTAAATACGATTTTTATGTTAATTATAAAACCAAATTCTATGATGTATAGTATAACATGGATTTTTTTATTTATATTTTCTTTGATACCGTTTTATAAAACAATATACAAAATTATAAAAAATAGAGGAGTATAG
- a CDS encoding glycosyltransferase, translating into MLFIYSSLQLGGIETFIMRMAKARFLIGKKTKVLLLDKKIKNDHYLISETEKYADIFFLEDFYKYNFNKYLPIHLLLIKNIKFQELYFLFKDISQIHVTNSICGLFYKKIADQLNLEIPLTIGIYHAKEFTWYIDKLPYFEKLNREFFRRILSSKGVIFFNEMLPKIYSKYYNISFNDLNLFPLGVIADNKYNVDPILHKDKQIIKIVSVGRLVKFKTYNLYMLDIINKLKDKYKIEYHVYGTGPLDKEMMEKIRKYNLENYVFLKGELPYSQFSKTLKEFDIFIGSGTSIVEASSLGLPSIIAIETNIEPLTYGYLSDIKGFTYHEDNLYDKVSVEHLLIDFFSYSSNKVTELKNLHIKWTKKFLMNECVINFDKVVSMNDNFLKIDFKMTNRECYMYSLSFLAFELYHMIRGKKSSQTIYS; encoded by the coding sequence ATGTTGTTTATTTATAGTTCACTTCAATTGGGAGGGATAGAAACATTTATTATGCGAATGGCTAAGGCTAGATTTTTGATAGGTAAAAAGACTAAAGTTTTATTATTAGATAAAAAAATTAAGAATGATCACTATTTGATTAGTGAAACAGAGAAATATGCTGATATTTTTTTTCTAGAAGATTTTTACAAATATAATTTTAATAAATATTTACCAATTCATTTACTTTTAATAAAAAATATTAAATTTCAGGAATTATATTTTTTATTTAAGGATATATCTCAAATTCATGTTACAAATTCTATATGTGGACTTTTTTATAAAAAAATAGCCGATCAACTTAATTTGGAAATACCACTTACTATAGGAATTTATCATGCTAAAGAGTTTACTTGGTATATAGATAAGTTACCCTATTTTGAAAAGCTTAATAGAGAATTTTTTAGAAGAATACTTTCTTCTAAAGGAGTAATATTTTTTAATGAAATGCTTCCAAAAATTTATTCTAAATATTATAATATTTCTTTCAATGATTTAAATTTATTTCCTTTAGGTGTTATTGCAGATAATAAATATAATGTAGATCCAATTTTACACAAAGATAAACAAATTATAAAGATTGTATCTGTTGGACGATTAGTCAAATTTAAAACATATAATTTATATATGTTGGATATTATAAATAAACTTAAAGATAAATATAAAATAGAGTATCATGTATATGGTACAGGACCTTTGGATAAAGAAATGATGGAAAAAATAAGAAAGTATAATCTTGAAAACTATGTATTTTTAAAAGGGGAATTACCTTATTCACAGTTTTCCAAAACGCTTAAAGAATTTGATATATTTATCGGTTCTGGTACATCTATCGTAGAAGCTAGTTCATTAGGACTTCCCTCTATTATTGCAATTGAAACGAATATAGAGCCATTAACATATGGATATTTATCTGATATAAAAGGATTTACCTATCATGAAGATAATTTGTATGATAAAGTATCAGTAGAACATTTGCTAATAGATTTTTTTAGTTATAGTTCAAATAAAGTTACTGAGCTTAAAAATCTTCATATAAAATGGACAAAAAAGTTTTTAATGAATGAATGTGTAATTAATTTTGATAAAGTTGTTTCTATGAATGATAATTTTCTTAAAATAGATTTTAAAATGACGAATAGGGAATGTTATATGTATTCCCTAAGTTTTCTAGCTTTTGAACTTTATCATATGATAAGGGGTAAAAAATCTAGTCAAACTATATATAGTTAG
- a CDS encoding glycosyltransferase family 2 protein, with product MLLNFSLIIATLGRKKELFDLIDSLRKGDYYTSKIQIIIVDQNEKGFLDKQLLSEYKDLDIKYIHSDTKGLSLNRNIGLKYATGDIICFPDDDCKFYNDTLIEISNILLNPNIDFCMGQIYDRETKKDIIKRWSKKDLKVNRFNSYFINSSITMFIKKNLVLDFDENLGVGAKFGSCEDADFIYRILQNKANGIYTPKIELWHPEPNYQEISLEKVKNYASGFGYFIRKNIDTIKILLFILLIGKKMMQFILNIFKKRFPKGYFKSFFNGLYIGIKEYKLC from the coding sequence ATGTTATTAAATTTTTCATTAATTATTGCAACTTTGGGAAGAAAAAAAGAGTTGTTTGATCTTATAGATTCTTTGAGAAAAGGTGATTATTATACTAGTAAAATCCAAATTATAATTGTTGATCAAAACGAAAAAGGGTTTTTAGATAAACAGTTATTGTCAGAATACAAAGATTTAGATATAAAATATATCCATTCTGATACTAAAGGTTTATCTTTAAATAGAAATATAGGTTTGAAATATGCCACTGGAGATATAATATGTTTTCCTGATGATGATTGTAAATTTTATAATGATACTTTAATTGAAATATCAAACATACTTTTGAATCCAAATATAGATTTTTGCATGGGTCAAATTTATGATAGAGAAACAAAAAAAGATATAATTAAAAGATGGTCAAAAAAGGACTTAAAAGTAAATAGATTTAATTCATACTTTATAAATTCTTCTATTACAATGTTCATAAAAAAGAATTTGGTTTTAGATTTTGATGAAAATTTAGGCGTTGGTGCTAAGTTTGGTTCTTGTGAAGATGCAGATTTTATCTATAGAATTTTACAAAATAAAGCAAATGGCATTTATACTCCTAAAATAGAACTTTGGCATCCAGAACCAAATTATCAAGAGATATCTTTGGAAAAAGTAAAAAATTATGCTTCTGGATTTGGATATTTTATTAGAAAAAATATAGATACCATTAAAATTTTATTATTTATTTTATTGATTGGTAAAAAAATGATGCAATTTATCCTAAATATTTTTAAAAAAAGATTCCCAAAAGGATATTTTAAATCTTTTTTTAATGGATTATATATTGGAATAAAGGAATATAAATTATGCTAG
- a CDS encoding EpsG family protein, translating into MLAYLGVYFFIIFALFLNYMYKTKYFIYFTFVLLLLFSSLRFEVGADYLVYYDMFIDFKKNIALFDFEPLNMLIINSVNFSDINVYFIFFIYSFLILCGIYYFIFKLSLSKEISIILFFLIGIFYLSTLNGIRQWAAISMILVAIVNIINKQNFRGFFFIFLAMMFHSSAIVLFVLFFLKRKFKLTTLLIILIIVVIVSGFLVDAITNTGYRRYLIEGLYTQSVNLILLSIYIFSLMIFPFLFKYFNKNVELSNKMVFLLNMNFVSVLILVIGYILELSMISIMRINMYFQLQIIILIPEFLLIIKNKYIRFLLQYLMILVLSIYFFYTLFVNGELYKLVPYNTYLG; encoded by the coding sequence ATGCTAGCATATTTGGGAGTATACTTTTTCATAATATTTGCATTATTCTTGAATTATATGTATAAAACCAAGTATTTTATATATTTTACTTTTGTATTATTACTATTATTCTCATCTTTAAGGTTTGAAGTAGGTGCAGATTATTTAGTTTATTATGATATGTTTATTGATTTTAAAAAAAATATTGCATTATTTGATTTTGAACCTTTAAATATGTTGATTATAAATAGTGTAAATTTTTCTGATATAAATGTTTATTTTATTTTTTTTATTTATTCATTTCTAATTTTATGTGGAATTTATTATTTTATATTTAAATTAAGTTTATCAAAAGAAATATCAATAATTCTTTTTTTCTTAATAGGAATATTTTATCTATCTACTCTTAATGGAATAAGACAATGGGCTGCTATTTCTATGATATTAGTTGCAATAGTGAATATAATAAATAAACAAAATTTTAGAGGATTCTTTTTTATATTTTTGGCGATGATGTTTCACTCATCCGCAATAGTTTTATTTGTACTATTTTTTTTGAAGAGAAAATTTAAATTAACTACATTATTAATAATATTAATAATAGTAGTTATAGTTTCTGGGTTCTTAGTTGATGCTATAACTAATACAGGTTATCGAAGATATTTAATTGAAGGACTTTATACTCAAAGCGTAAATCTAATTCTACTATCTATATATATATTTAGTTTAATGATATTTCCTTTTTTATTTAAATATTTTAATAAAAATGTAGAATTATCCAATAAAATGGTATTTCTTTTAAATATGAATTTTGTATCAGTGTTAATTTTGGTAATAGGGTATATTTTAGAATTAAGTATGATATCTATAATGAGAATAAATATGTATTTTCAATTACAGATTATCATATTAATTCCTGAGTTTCTTTTAATTATAAAAAATAAATACATTAGGTTTTTATTACAGTATTTAATGATTTTAGTTTTATCTATATATTTTTTCTATACATTATTTGTTAATGGAGAACTATATAAATTAGTCCCATATAATACTTATTTAGGTTAA
- a CDS encoding acyltransferase family protein translates to MAKISNNFDILRLILAILVFFAHWNILTSQDISNPLFNLSGYAVHMFFIVSGFLIFWSFDADQNKKHFYIKRFFRIFPLYAFLIILQTLFFIGFSDGSTFEVIKYFIANIFFLNFLAPSVGSTLSSLEVNAINGSLWTLKNEVVFYLIVPLLFMFYKKWGGYILLILYSLSVVYMFAVDYLGIEKLLVQFPAQVRLFMVGILLYILFDKFNKNNIYLLAIVSLILLIVLKDNTYFNYILYPFCIGFMMIFLVYFVKNIKVNFDFSYSFYILHFPVIQLALYFEINPTNPIISFVVLFAVILVLSYFSEKYIEKRFIKIGREIVKKDRSE, encoded by the coding sequence ATGGCAAAAATATCAAATAACTTCGACATCCTAAGACTTATATTGGCCATCTTAGTATTTTTTGCCCATTGGAACATTTTAACATCACAAGATATATCAAATCCACTTTTTAATCTTAGTGGATATGCTGTTCATATGTTTTTTATAGTGAGTGGATTTTTAATATTTTGGAGTTTTGATGCAGATCAAAACAAAAAGCATTTTTATATCAAACGATTTTTTAGGATATTTCCTCTTTATGCTTTTTTGATTATTTTACAAACACTGTTTTTTATAGGTTTTTCAGATGGAAGTACATTTGAGGTTATAAAGTATTTTATAGCAAATATATTCTTTTTAAACTTTTTAGCTCCATCGGTTGGTAGCACATTGAGTAGTTTGGAAGTAAATGCAATAAATGGAAGTCTTTGGACACTTAAAAATGAAGTGGTTTTTTATCTTATTGTTCCTTTATTGTTTATGTTCTATAAAAAATGGGGGGGGTACATTCTTTTGATACTTTATAGTTTATCTGTTGTATATATGTTTGCTGTGGATTATTTAGGTATAGAAAAGTTATTAGTTCAATTTCCAGCTCAAGTTCGACTTTTTATGGTTGGAATTTTACTGTATATACTATTTGATAAATTTAATAAAAACAATATATATTTATTAGCTATTGTTAGTTTAATTTTACTGATAGTTTTAAAAGACAATACATATTTTAACTATATTTTATACCCTTTTTGTATAGGTTTTATGATGATATTTTTAGTATATTTTGTAAAAAATATCAAAGTAAATTTTGATTTTTCATATAGTTTTTATATTTTGCATTTTCCAGTTATTCAGTTGGCTTTGTATTTTGAAATAAACCCTACAAATCCAATAATCTCTTTTGTAGTTTTATTTGCTGTGATTTTAGTATTGAGTTATTTTAGTGAAAAATATATAGAGAAAAGATTTATAAAAATAGGTAGAGAAATAGTAAAAAAGGATAGAAGTGAATAA
- a CDS encoding glycosyltransferase: MNKKIAVLLASYNGVKYIKEQIDSILNQKEVDVTIFISDDLSTDGTIEYLQDIYKDFKNIVYLPSGSKFGGAGKNFFRLIRDVDFSSFDFISFVDQDDIWYEDKLIRAIKTIEEKQIDAYSSNVLAFWEDGKEMVINKSSSQARYDYLFEAAGPGCTYVLKKDLAIFLQKFICENWEDVNKVELHDWFIYAFARENNYKWHIDEKLSMRYRQHTSNQVGANDGLKAKLKRLKKVFSSWYREEIIKIIKVLRLENKYKFSKYILNKSYLNNLLLLKYSFEFRRNKKEKLFLSLLILLGIF; the protein is encoded by the coding sequence GTGAATAAAAAAATAGCAGTATTATTAGCTTCATACAATGGAGTAAAATATATAAAAGAGCAAATAGATAGTATCTTAAATCAAAAAGAAGTAGATGTTACTATATTTATAAGTGATGATTTATCTACAGATGGAACTATTGAATATTTACAAGATATTTATAAAGATTTTAAAAATATAGTTTATCTACCTAGTGGTTCAAAATTTGGAGGAGCTGGAAAAAACTTTTTTAGACTTATAAGAGATGTAGATTTTAGTTCTTTCGATTTTATCTCTTTTGTAGATCAAGATGATATTTGGTATGAAGATAAACTAATACGAGCTATTAAAACTATAGAAGAAAAACAAATAGATGCTTACTCTAGCAATGTTTTGGCATTTTGGGAAGATGGTAAAGAGATGGTTATAAATAAATCAAGCTCACAAGCTAGATATGATTATCTATTTGAGGCAGCTGGTCCTGGATGTACTTATGTGTTAAAAAAAGATTTAGCTATTTTTTTGCAAAAGTTTATTTGTGAAAATTGGGAAGATGTAAATAAAGTAGAACTTCATGATTGGTTTATATATGCATTTGCAAGAGAAAATAACTACAAGTGGCATATAGATGAAAAACTATCTATGAGATATAGACAACACACTTCAAATCAAGTTGGAGCAAATGATGGTTTGAAAGCCAAACTAAAAAGACTTAAAAAAGTTTTTTCATCTTGGTATAGAGAAGAGATAATAAAGATTATAAAAGTTTTAAGATTGGAAAATAAATATAAATTTTCTAAATATATTTTAAATAAGAGTTATTTGAATAATCTTTTGCTTTTAAAATATAGTTTTGAGTTTAGAAGAAATAAAAAAGAGAAATTATTTTTAAGCTTATTAATACTATTAGGAATTTTTTAA
- a CDS encoding NAD-dependent epimerase/dehydratase family protein: MKKLLITGSNGFVGNYFINKYKNKYDIKTFSFLKDNINTLDCNNIDVVFHLSALVHQMGGASTEEYEKVNVIQTLELAKKAKESGVKHFVFMSTVKVYGEETNNVYTETTICNPEDEYGKSKLKAELELSKLEDENFKVSILRTPIIYGYGVKANIKNLVNLVNKIPVLPFGGILNKRSMVYIGNICHLVDEIIRFRIEYGMTGENIFLASDDEPLSTSRLIELIAKNLDKKIYLVKIPFFESLLKILKPSFHKRLYGSLEVDNSITKEKLNLVNPYSVEEGIRLMIKEEKYYKS, translated from the coding sequence ATGAAAAAACTATTAATCACTGGCTCAAATGGTTTTGTAGGAAATTACTTTATAAATAAATATAAAAATAAATACGATATCAAAACATTCAGCTTTTTAAAAGATAATATTAATACTTTAGATTGTAATAATATAGATGTAGTTTTTCATTTATCAGCTTTGGTTCATCAAATGGGTGGAGCAAGTACTGAAGAATATGAAAAAGTAAATGTTATTCAAACTTTAGAGCTTGCAAAGAAAGCTAAAGAAAGTGGAGTAAAACATTTTGTATTTATGAGTACTGTCAAAGTCTATGGAGAAGAAACAAATAATGTATACACAGAAACTACTATTTGTAATCCAGAAGATGAATACGGGAAGAGTAAATTAAAAGCTGAATTAGAATTATCAAAACTAGAAGATGAAAATTTTAAAGTAAGTATTCTAAGAACTCCTATTATTTATGGATATGGAGTAAAAGCAAATATCAAAAATCTTGTAAACCTAGTAAATAAAATTCCAGTTTTACCTTTTGGTGGAATTTTAAATAAAAGAAGCATGGTATATATAGGAAATATTTGTCATTTAGTTGATGAAATTATTAGATTCCGTATCGAGTACGGAATGACAGGTGAAAATATATTTTTAGCTAGCGATGATGAACCACTTAGTACTTCAAGATTAATTGAACTAATAGCTAAAAATTTAGATAAAAAAATATATTTAGTCAAAATACCATTTTTTGAAAGTTTATTGAAGATATTAAAACCATCATTTCACAAAAGACTTTATGGAAGTTTAGAAGTGGATAATAGTATTACTAAAGAGAAGTTAAATTTAGTCAATCCTTATAGTGTAGAAGAGGGGATTAGGTTGATGATAAAAGAAGAAAAATATTATAAAAGTTAA